The following are encoded together in the Flavobacterium sp. TR2 genome:
- the rplE gene encoding 50S ribosomal protein L5, giving the protein MAYTPRLKEEYKSRVISALKEEFGYTNVMQVPKLEKIVLSRGVGAAVSDKKLIDYAVDELTKITGQKAVSTISKKDVASFKLRKGMPIGAKVTLRGERMYEFLDRLITSALPRVRDFNGIKATGFDGRGNYNLGVLEQIIFPEIDIDKVNKISGMDITFVTTAKTDKEAKSLLAELGLPFKKN; this is encoded by the coding sequence ATGGCATATACACCTAGACTAAAAGAAGAATATAAGAGTAGAGTGATCTCTGCTCTTAAAGAAGAGTTCGGATATACAAACGTAATGCAAGTTCCTAAACTTGAAAAAATCGTTTTGAGCCGTGGAGTTGGTGCAGCTGTATCTGATAAAAAACTTATTGACTATGCGGTTGATGAGTTAACAAAGATCACTGGACAAAAAGCAGTATCTACAATTTCTAAGAAAGACGTTGCGTCTTTCAAATTGAGAAAAGGGATGCCAATTGGAGCAAAAGTAACTTTACGTGGAGAAAGAATGTATGAGTTTTTAGATAGACTTATCACTTCTGCTTTACCACGTGTTAGAGATTTCAATGGTATTAAAGCTACTGGTTTTGACGGAAGAGGTAACTACAATCTTGGAGTTTTAGAGCAAATCATTTTCCCAGAAATTGATATTGACAAAGTAAACAAAATTTCAGGAATGGATATTACATTTGTTACTACTGCAAAAACAGACAAGGAAGCAAAGTCATTATTGGCTGAATTAGGATTACCTTTTAAAAAGAATTAA
- the rplX gene encoding 50S ribosomal protein L24 — MIKLKIKSGDIVRVIAGDHKGAEGKVLRVYREKNKAIVEGVNMVSKHTKPSAKNPQGGIVKKEASIQISNIALIDPKTKETTRVGIRVEGDKKVRFSKKSNQVL, encoded by the coding sequence ATGATAAAGCTAAAAATAAAATCAGGAGATATCGTAAGAGTTATTGCTGGAGACCATAAAGGTGCTGAAGGTAAAGTTTTACGTGTTTACCGTGAAAAAAACAAAGCGATCGTTGAAGGTGTAAACATGGTTTCTAAACATACTAAACCAAGTGCTAAAAACCCTCAAGGTGGTATCGTTAAGAAAGAAGCTTCTATTCAAATTTCTAACATTGCTTTAATTGATCCTAAAACTAAGGAAACAACTAGAGTAGGTATTAGAGTAGAAGGAGATAAGAAAGTAAGATTTTCAAAAAAATCTAATCAAGTACTATAG
- the rplN gene encoding 50S ribosomal protein L14, with translation MVQQESRLKVADNTGAKEVLTIRVLGGTKRRYASVGDKIVVSIKDATPNGNVKKGAVSTAVVVRTKKEVRRADGSYIRFDDNACVLLNAAGEMRGTRVFGPVARELREKQFMKIVSLAPEVL, from the coding sequence ATGGTACAACAAGAATCAAGACTAAAAGTAGCAGATAACACGGGAGCTAAAGAAGTTTTAACTATTCGTGTTTTAGGAGGTACTAAAAGAAGATATGCCTCTGTTGGTGACAAAATTGTAGTTTCTATCAAAGATGCAACTCCAAACGGAAACGTGAAAAAAGGAGCTGTTTCAACTGCAGTTGTTGTGCGTACTAAAAAAGAAGTGAGAAGAGCTGATGGTTCTTATATCCGTTTCGATGACAATGCATGTGTTCTTTTGAATGCTGCAGGGGAAATGAGAGGAACTCGTGTTTTTGGTCCGGTAGCAAGAGAACTTCGTGAAAAACAATTCATGAAAATTGTATCATTAGCACCAGAAGTGCTTTAA
- the rpsQ gene encoding 30S ribosomal protein S17: MEEKRNLRKERIGVVTSNKMDKSIVISEVRKVKHPLYGKFVLKTKKYVAHDETNDCNIGDTVRISETRPLSKTKCWRLVEILERAK, from the coding sequence ATGGAAGAAAAAAGAAATTTAAGAAAAGAAAGAATAGGTGTTGTTACTTCAAATAAGATGGATAAATCTATCGTTATTTCTGAAGTAAGAAAAGTAAAACACCCATTATACGGTAAGTTCGTGTTGAAAACTAAGAAATATGTTGCACACGACGAAACAAACGACTGTAACATTGGAGATACTGTAAGAATTAGCGAAACGCGTCCTTTAAGTAAAACAAAATGTTGGAGATTAGTTGAAATCTTAGAAAGAGCTAAATAA